The Shewanella pealeana ATCC 700345 genome contains the following window.
TTAAAGTGGATTTGATGCTAAGCGATAAGCATGTAGATCTGGTGGCTGAAGGGGTGGATCTTGCTATTCGTGCTAAGCAACTTGAGGATTCCTCCTTGGTTGCGAGGCATCTATTTGATAATCCACTGATCACGGTCGCATCACCTGAATACCTAAAACGTTTTACTCAACCCAAAGAACCTCAGGAACTGAGAGCCCATAACTGTATCGTCTATTCGATGTTAAAGTCAGTCAATATTTGGCACTTTGAACAGGCTAAGGGAGGCGGGGATAAAATTTCAGTGCCTGTGGGCGGAAATTGCCGTTGTGATAACGGCGAGGCGATATTGCAGCTAGCCCTCGATGGTGTCGGCATCGCCCAGTTGCCCACTTGGATGGTGGATAAGCATATTAACCAAGGTAAGCTGCAAAGGATGATGCCGAACTATCTATCTCACCCTTTGCCCTTCAATGCTATCTATCCCCAAAGCCGCTATGTGCCGTTAAAGGTACGTTGTTTTATTGACTACCTAAAGCAATGTTTAGCGGAAGAGCCCTGCTACTATTAAGAGTAGGTACCACGGATCGGGTAGTTATTTTCTGGATCACGGATAAAAGATAAGCCCGATAGCAAAGTCGACAGTTCTGGGCGCGCGAAGGGGCCATTAGAGATATCTACAAGTTGAACCCTTCCTTTATCATTGATGACGAACAGCCCCGGCTCGGCAAAGGGGTGATCGGTTTCTTTTGCAGAGCGCGGATTTGAGATATAAAGCCCAAGCTGCTGCATGTTCTCGATAGTGAGGCGGTAAGCAATTGGGAAGCTGGCAGTTAAGTTGCTCTTATGCTCCTGCGCCTGCTCAAGAGAGTCTGCCGAGGCTGCGACTACGTCTATGCCTAATTTAAGAAAATCAGCCACTAGTTTTTCCACTTCGTTGAGATAGCGCGTGCACAGTGGGCAGTGCTTACCTCGATAAATAATCACTAATCGCCAATCACTTCCCTCAGCCGGAGTTCCTAAGGAGATCGGCTCTCCATCTAGGCCGGGCAGTTGAATATTGGGAAAGGGCGCGCCTGCAGTAAACTTCATTGATGACATATCATTATCCTTCTTAGGCTAGATAGCCGTTAATCTGTCGCTTATTGAGATGGAGGCCAAGGCCTCCATAAGCTGTAATCGCAAATAATAGTTAGATTGAAATGTAATTGTAGCTGTCGTCTTGGCGATTGCGTTTACCGCGGTATTTATCGCTGAAGTTATCGGCCCAAATCGCAGTGGCATCTTGGTTTTGATTCCAGTCAAACACGGTGGAGCGGTGTTTAATTTTCCAAATGCCGTCTCGACGCTCGAAGCGGAAATGATGTCGTCCGCCTAAAATGCCCTCTTTATCGACACAGTCTTCCTCGTGTACATGATAGGCCCAGACATAAGCCTCTGCGGTAGCGGTATCGCCGTCGATCTCGATAAGTGGATTGCTAATTCTGTGCTGAGTGGCTTTTAAGGCTCTAAAGCCTTCCATAGCGGGTTCAACAAATTGGTGTGCATTGTCATTGTAAAAGAATAGCTCTGGGAAGATAGGATCTTGATGTTCTTCTATGGCATCTTCCCAGTAGGTTGATTTCATCAGTTCACCATCGACTCTGTCTAATGCACGAGCGAACTTATACATAAGCTCTGTCATCTCTTGTTTATCTAATAACTGTTGAAGTTTTTGTTGCATATCCATGATGTTAATCCTCTCGTCATTTTTTATTTGGTTAAATCAGCCGCTACTCCCTTA
Protein-coding sequences here:
- a CDS encoding LysR family transcriptional regulator — encoded protein: MDQIGAMKAFVRVVQTGSFSAAAREQSSTQATISKKVAALESLLGAKLLTRSSRELSLTEVGAVYFENCVAIIAELDEAQAQVRSQQASPKGILRVAAPVVFGCQFIAPILGEFLIRYPEIKVDLMLSDKHVDLVAEGVDLAIRAKQLEDSSLVARHLFDNPLITVASPEYLKRFTQPKEPQELRAHNCIVYSMLKSVNIWHFEQAKGGGDKISVPVGGNCRCDNGEAILQLALDGVGIAQLPTWMVDKHINQGKLQRMMPNYLSHPLPFNAIYPQSRYVPLKVRCFIDYLKQCLAEEPCYY
- a CDS encoding peroxiredoxin-like family protein, with amino-acid sequence MSSMKFTAGAPFPNIQLPGLDGEPISLGTPAEGSDWRLVIIYRGKHCPLCTRYLNEVEKLVADFLKLGIDVVAASADSLEQAQEHKSNLTASFPIAYRLTIENMQQLGLYISNPRSAKETDHPFAEPGLFVINDKGRVQLVDISNGPFARPELSTLLSGLSFIRDPENNYPIRGTYS
- a CDS encoding nuclear transport factor 2 family protein — translated: MDMQQKLQQLLDKQEMTELMYKFARALDRVDGELMKSTYWEDAIEEHQDPIFPELFFYNDNAHQFVEPAMEGFRALKATQHRISNPLIEIDGDTATAEAYVWAYHVHEEDCVDKEGILGGRHHFRFERRDGIWKIKHRSTVFDWNQNQDATAIWADNFSDKYRGKRNRQDDSYNYISI